A section of the Phaseolus vulgaris cultivar G19833 chromosome 8, P. vulgaris v2.0, whole genome shotgun sequence genome encodes:
- the LOC137824457 gene encoding zinc finger protein 4, which produces MKPNFDLEVEAYAEYESEVSSQVASNVSICSDSLTNISHTTNPIGIHPNLDAISLDLTLNFKNSEPGGRDSIGFSFSSTSESSNEPASQTTAATIPRVFSCNYCKRKFFSSQALGGHQNAHKRERTLAKRALRMGFFSERYANLASLPLHGSFRSLGIKTHSSLHHGFSPTMRPPEVKNNARFDQGYVGIPVFLEDDESDLLWPGSFRQVVEAGDSHQNFILTGSSDLSFTGVNPPVDIENSIPDLTLKL; this is translated from the coding sequence ATGAAACCAAACTTTGATCTTGAAGTTGAGGCATATGCAGAATATGAATCTGAAGTTAGCAGCCAGGTTGCTTCCAATGTTTCTATTTGTAGTGACAGCCTCACTAACATTTCCCACACCACAAATCCAATAGGGATTCATCCTAACTTAGATGCTATTTCACTTGACTTAACTCTCAACTTCAAGAACAGTGAGCCAGGGGGAAGAGATTCAATAGGATTCTCATTCTCAAGCACTAGCGAGAGCAGCAATGAACCTGCCTCTCAAACCACAGCAGCGACCATACCACGAGTCTTCTCTTGCAATTACTGTAAGCGCAAATTTTTCAGCTCTCAGGCTCTTGGTGGACACCAGAATGCACACAAGAGAGAAAGAACATTAGCAAAAAGAGCTTTGAGAATGGGATTTTTCTCTGAAAGGTATGCCAATCTAGCATCTCTCCCTCTGCATGGTTCTTTTAGGTCCTTAGGAATAAAGACACACTCTTCACTGCACCATGGCTTCTCACCAACAATGAGGCCTCCTGAGGTAAAAAACAATGCAAGATTTGATCAAGGGTATGTTGGCATCCCAGTATTCTTGGAGGATGATGAGTCAGATTTGTTGTGGCCGGGTAGTTTTCGTCAGGTTGTCGAggcaggtgatagtcatcagaatTTCATACTGACTGGAAGTTCAGATTTGAGCTTTACTGGGGTAAATCCACCTGTAGACATAGAGAACTCAATACCAGATTTGACTTTGAAACTTTGA
- the LOC137824141 gene encoding U-box domain-containing protein 21-like: protein MVLSWTRGRVFRRARKGKELSSGSDLEIEIAIPTHFRCPVTLDMMKDPVTMATGITYDRDSIEKWIESGNRTCPVTKTELTSFEMIPNHSIRRMIQDWCVEHRSHGIERIPTPRIPVTPYEVTDTCTRILSAAQHGDENKCVELVRKIKAWGKESERNKRCIVVNGAALALANAFNIFSRGVVEKNVVVLDEILGALTWMRPLSEDGRSVLGSVSSIGCMVWFMNGKQLATRQNAALLLKEMRVEALVKCEGVFEALVNMVKEPVGNASSKACLSTIFKLLVNSSGSNRGVARERFVELGLVSVLLELLVDAERGVCEKALGVLDCLCDCKQGVEMAKSNALTLPLVIKKLLRVSELSSSFAVSVLWKVCDKTEEGVLIEALQIGVFHKLLVLLQVGCAEGTKEKATELLKLFNGCRSKAECVDSSLDFKHLKNPSN, encoded by the coding sequence ATGGTTTTGTCATGGACCAGAGGGAGAGTGTTCCGGCGTGCTCGGAAGGGGAAGGAGTTGAGTTCTGGTAGCGATTTGGAGATAGAAATTGCCATCCCCACGCACTTCCGGTGCCCGGTAACCTTGGACATGATGAAAGACCCCGTGACGATGGCCACGGGAATAACCTACGACAGAGACAGCATCGAGAAGTGGATCGAGTCCGGGAACCGCACGTGCCCGGTTACGAAGACGGAGTTGACCAGCTTCGAGATGATCCCGAACCACTCCATTCGGAGGATGATTCAGGATTGGTGCGTGGAGCACCGTTCCCACGGGATCGAACGGATCCCCACTCCTCGGATCCCGGTGACCCCGTACGAGGTTACTGACACGTGTACGAGGATCCTGTCGGCGGCGCAGCACGGGGACGAGAACAAGTGTGTGGAGTTGGTGAGGAAGATTAAGGCATGGGGGAAGGAGAGTGAGAGGAACAAGAGGTGCATAGTGGTCAACGGGGCTGCTCTAGCACTAGCTAATGCGTTTAACATTTTCTCACGTGGGGTGGTTGAGAAGAACGTGGTTGTGTTGGATGAGATTCTGGGGGCGTTGACGTGGATGCGTCCTCTTTCTGAAGATGGTAGATCCGTGTTGGGGTCAGTGAGTTCTATTGGTTGCATGGTTTGGTTCATGAATGGTAAACAATTGGCGACAAGGCAGAACGCTGCTTTGTTGCTTAAGGAAATGCGCGTTGAGGCGTTGGTGAAATGTGAAGGCGTTTTTGAAGCTTTGGTTAACATGGTTAAGGAGCCTGTTGGGAATGCTTCCTCCAAGGCATGTTTGTCAACGATTTTTAAGTTGTTGGTTAATTCTTCAGGAAGTAATAGAGGCGTGGCTCGCGAGAGATTCGTGGAGTTGGGTTTGGTTTCGGTGTTGTTGGAGCTTCTTGTTGATGCTGAGAGAGGGGTGTGTGAGAAGGCTTTGGGGGTGTTGGATTGTCTTTGTGATTGTAAACAAGGGGTGGAGATGGCTAAAAGTAATGCTTTGACTTTGCCTCTTGTGATTAAGAAGCTGTTGAGGGTGTCTGAGTTGAGTTCAAGCTTTGCTGTTTCGGTTCTTTGGAAGGTTTGTGACAAGACAGAAGAAGGGGTGTTGATTGAGGCTCTTCAAATTGGGGTGTTTCATAAACTCCTTGTTTTGTTGCAAGTGGGTTGTGCTGAGGGCACCAAAGAGAAGGCTACGGAGTTGTTGAAGTTATTTAATGGTTGCAGGAGCAAAGCTGAGTGTGTTGACTCCTCCTTGGACTTCAAGCACTTGAAGAACCCTTCTAATTGA
- the LOC137825694 gene encoding PHD finger protein MALE MEIOCYTE DEATH 1 has translation MSFALIEACKKRKRWPKFFRFNSFGDPGIPIVPLGTFRDNVRVFLQEAGEPEDYSVSGNPLWCTLLIHDKSNVMAPLYTVEEHVCHSSHPFCDHCRCVGWSGHFVSKRRYHFIIPMDSGWHKPLDEESIENQRHLLHGVIHCNGYGHLLCVNGIEGGSKVLSGREIMDLWDRVCTNLRVRKVAVEDVSCKRSMDLRLLHGVAYGHSWFGRWGYRFCRGSFGVTEPDYNEAMTTLGSLELDMIAKDLNKTKFNKEIKQMIRCYRDMSETHIISLRDLLRFMLTVKSSRAPAPKITVTFSAAAVAADSTCSALISRNSTKHTLPTRSNSIKEKSVRYKKFSNAVTSMDSRWPTRRLEFAAQVIVDALKENKAVKPGTGGMARQDVRDAARLHIGDTGLLDYVLKSLNNVIVGNYVVRRMVNPSSRILEYTIHDLGKGYKAPEQESEGMAYVDQQVVESSWVPGNDVYCDVLFLYKNVLLGYPDSETVDLAIQTILDSRYFVKEWAERDEVEEQLLTFICRLQPNFVDKKYELKGLPCGEVVVVPLHATVGDLKRASEAALRDTYCIAERLIVTDIKQLMGVSDEEVLFGLIQSGVELCVRGIAIDLCTNLKYQGGSDNWKVRCECGAQDDDGERMVACDICEVWQHTRCCGIDDSETVPPLFVCTGCCDSLVPSRTESSFCADSPDSFLISADPSLLLEYEYGC, from the exons ATGTCTTTCGCTCTCATCGAAGCCTGCAAGAAGCGAAAACGGTGGCCAAAATTTTTCAGGTTTAACTCGTTCGGTGACCCTGGTATTCCAATTGTACCTTTGGGTACTTTCCGCGATAACGTTCGGGTTTTCCTTCAAGAAGCTGGAGAACCCGAAGATTATAGCGTCTCCGGGAACCCCCTTTGGTGTACCCTTCTCATCCATGATAAGTCCAACGTAATGGCTCCGCTTTACACCGTCGAAGAGCACGTCTGCCACTCTTCTCATCCCTTCTGCGATCATTGCCGCTGCGTAG GTTGGAGTGGCCATTTTGTATCAAAGAGAAGGTATCATTTTATAATCCCGATGGACAGTGGGTGGCATAAGCCCTTAGATGAAGAATCTATAGAAAATCAGAGGCATCTGTTGCATGGGGTGATTCATTGCAATGGTTATGGCCATTTGCTCTGTGTAAATGGCATTGAAGGAGGCTCCAAGGTTCTTAGTGGCAGAGAGATTATGGATCTATGGGATAGAGTATGCACCAACCTCCGAGTAAG GAAAGTTGCAGTTGAAGATGTTTCGTGTAAGAGGTCTATGGACCTTCGCTTACTTCATGGAGTCGCCTATGGACACTCCTGGTTTGGCAGGTGGGGTTATAGATTTTGCCGTGGAAGCTTTGGAGTGACGGAACCAGACTACAATGAAGCAATGACAACGCTTGGCTCTTTGGAGCTAGACATGATTGCAAAAGATTTGAATAAGACAAAGTTCAACAAAGAAATCAAACAGATGATTCGGTGCTATAGAGATATGAGTGAGACTCATATTATATCACTCAGGGATCTTCTAAGGTTTATGCTCACTGTAAAGTCTTCTCGTGCTCCTGCACCTAAGATAACAGTCACCTTTTCTGCCGCTGCTGTTGCTGCTGATTCTACCTGTTCAGCATTAATCTCAAGAAATTCAACCAAACACACACTTCCAACCAGATCAAATTCTATAAAGGAGAAATCTGTAAGGTATAAGAAGTTCAGCAATGCAGTGACTAGCATGGATAGTAGGTGGCCGACAAGGAGGCTAGAGTTTGCCGCTCAAGTGATTGTGGACGCACTGAAAGAGAACAAGGCTGTGAAACCAGGCACAGGTGGGATGGCAAGGCAAGATGTGAGAGATGCTGCTAGGCTTCACATTGGTGACACAGGTTTACTTGATTATGTACTTAAATCACTCAACAATGTCATTGTTGGAAACTATGTTGTTCGTCGCATGGTGAATCCATCATCTCGAATTCTAGAGTACACTATTCACGATCTTGGCAAGGGGTACAAAGCCCCTGAACAGGAGTCTGAGGGGATGGCTTATGTAGATCAACAAGTAGTTGAGTCATCTTGGGTGCCTGGTAACGATGTTTACTGCGATGTACTGTTTTTGTACAAGAATGTGCTATTGGGCTATCCTGATTCAGAAACAGTGGACTTGGCCATTCAGACAATTCTAGACAGCAGATACTTTGTAAAGGAGTGGGCAGAGAGGGATGAAGTAGAGGAGCAGTTATTGACATTCATTTGCCGCTTGCAACCAAATTTTGTAGACAAAAAATATGAGTTGAAAGGTCTACCATGTGGTGAGGTTGTGGTGGTTCCACTGCATGCAACGGTTGGAGACTTGAAGAGGGCTTCTGAGGCTGCTCTTAGGGACACTTACTGCATTGCAGAAAGGCTTATAGTGACTGACATTAAACAACTTATGGGAGTGAGTGATGAGGAAGTGCTGTTTGGACTAATCCAGTCTGGTGTAGAACTTTGTGTGAGGGGAATTGCCATTGATTTGTGCACCAATTTGAAGTATCAGGGTGGATCTGACAACTGGAAGGTGAGATGTGAGTGTGGAGCTCAAGATGATGATGGGGAGAGAATGGTGGCTTGTGACATTTGTGAAGTGTGGCAGCATACTCGCTGCTGTGGAATAGATGATTCTGAGACAGTGCCACCACTTTTTGTCTGCACTGGTTGCTGTGATTCACTAGTACCCTCCAGGACCGAATCATCCTTTTGTGCGGATTCTCCCGATTCTTTTCTCATTTCAGCAGACCCTTCTCTTTTGCTAGAATATGAGTATGGATGCTAA
- the LOC137823654 gene encoding receptor protein kinase TMK1, giving the protein MVNTTTTTATYFLNPLPFVIFLTIIVLFANAQDDVSVMLALKNSLNPPGWTGPDPCMWDHVRCSEDKRVTRIQIGRLNLQGTLPATLHNLTQLQQLELQYNNISGPIPSLNGLTNLRVFIASNNRFSAVPADFFAGMPQLQAVEIDNNPFEPWEIPQTLRNASVLQNFSANSANVRGTLPDFFNSEVFPSLTLLHLAINNLEGTLPLSFSGSQIQSLWLNGQKSVNRLGGSVAVLQNMTLLTEVWLHSNAFTGPLPDLSGLKSLQVLSLRDNRFTGPVPASLVGLKTLEVVNLTNNLFQGPMPVFGNGVEVDNDKDSNSFCLSGPGDCDPRVQVLLSVVGLMGYPQRFGDSWKGNDPCAGWIGISCGDGNITVVNFQKMQLSGEISPDLSKIKSLQRIVLADNNLTGSIPVELTTLPRLSLLNVANNQLYGKVPSFKSNVVVTTNGNVDIGKDKSSQSPQGSVSPTAPNSKGENGGSGNGGKKSSSHVGVIVFSVIGAVFVVSMIGFLVFCLFRMKQKKLSRVQSPNALVIHPRHSGSDNESVKITVAGSSVSVGGASETRTVPGSEAGDIQMVEAGNMVISIQVLRNVTDNFSAKNILGQGGFGTVYRGELHDGTRIAVKRMECGAITGKGAAEFKSEIAVLTKVRHRHLVALLGYCLDGNEKLLVYEYMPQGTLSRHLFNWPEEGLEPLEWNRRLTIALDVARGVEYLHGLAHQSFIHRDLKPSNILLGDDMRAKVADFGLVRLAPEGKASIETRIAGTFGYLAPEYAVTGRVTTKVDVFSFGVILMEVITGRKALDETQPEDSMHLVTWFRRMSINKDSFRKAIDSAIDLNEETLASIHTVAELAGHCCAREPYQRPDMGHAVNVLSSLVELWKPSDQNSEDIYGIDLDMSLPQALEKWQAYEGRSQMESSSSSSLLPSLDNTQTSIPTRPYGFADSFTSADGR; this is encoded by the exons ATGGTgaacaccaccaccaccaccgccACCTACTTTCTAAATCCTCTACCCTTCGTCATTTTCCTAACCATCATCGTCCTTTTTGCAAACGCCCAAGACGACGTTTCAGTAATGCTGGCTCTCAAGAACAGCCTCAACCCGCCGGGGTGGACGGGCCCGGACCCATGCATGTGGGACCACGTCAGGTGCTCCGAAGATAAACGGGTCACCCGGATCCAAATCGGGCGCCTCAATCTCCAAGGTACTCTCCCTGCAACCCTTCACAACTTGACCCAGTTGCAACAGTTGGAGCTCCAATACAACAACATCTCGGGGCCCATTCCCTCGCTTAACGGCTTGACCAACCTCCGTGTCTTCATTGCCAGCAACAACCGCTTCTCCGCCGTCCCCGCCGACTTTTTCGCCGGCATGCCACAGCTCCAGGCGGTGGAGATCGACAACAACCCGTTTGAGCCCTGGGAGATTCCTCAGACTCTCCGAAACGCTTCTGTGCTTCAGAACTTCTCTGCCAACTCTGCCAACGTCAGAGGCACTTTGCCGGATTTCTTCAACTCCGAGGTGTTTCCTAGTTTGACCCTTTTGCACTTGGCCATCAATAACCTCGAGGGGACGTTGCCTTTGAGCTTTTCTGGCTCTCAGATTCAGTCTTTGTGGTTGAATGGGCAGAAGAGCGTTAACAGGCTTGGTGGCAGTGTTGCTGTTTTGCAGAACATGACTTTATTGACGGAGGTTTGGTTGCATTCCAATGCTTTTACGGGTCCCTTGCCTGATTTGTCTGGGTTGAAGAGTTTGCAGGTTTTGAGTTTGAGGGATAACAGGTTTACTGGTCCAGTTCCGGCTTCGTTGGTGGGTCTCAAGACACTTGAAGTTGTGAACTTGACTAATAACTTGTTTCAGGGTCCTATGCCGGTGTTTGGCAATGGAGTTGAGGTGGATAATGATAAGGATTCCAATAGTTTTTGTTTGTCAGGACCTGGTGATTGTGATCCCAGGGTGCAGGTTCTTCTTTCTGTTGTTGGGCTTATGGGGTATCCTCAAAGGTTTGGTGACAGTTGGAAGGGGAATGATCCTTGTGCTGGTTGGATTGGAATTTCTTGTGGAGATGGGAATATAACTGTTGTTAATTTTCAGAAGATGCAACTGAGTGGTGAGATATCCCCggacttgtcaaagattaaatcTTTGCAAAGAATAGTACTTGCGGATAACAATCTCACTGGTTCGATTCCAGTAGAGCTTACTACTTTGCCTCGGCTTAGCCTATTGAATGTTGCAAACAATCAGCTTTATGGGAAGGTGCCGAGTTTTAAAAGTAATGTAGTTGTGACTACTAATGGTAATGTTGATATAGGGAAGGATAAGAGTAGCCAGTCCCCTCAGGGTTCAGTGTCTCCAACGGCTCCCAATTCAAAGGGAGAAAATGGGGGTTCCGGAAATGGTGGCAAAAAGTCTTCTTCCCACGTGGGAGTGATCGTGTTTTCGGTGATTGGGGCGGTGTTTGTGGTTTCTATGATTGGTTTCTTGGTTTTCTGCCTGTTTAGGATGAAGCAAAAGAAGTTGAGCAGGGTCCAGAGCCCAAATGCTCTAGTTATTCATCCTAGGCATTCGGGGTCGGATAATGAGAGTGTGAAGATAACAGTTGCAGGTTCAAGTGTCAGTGTTGGTGGTGCTAGTGAAACGCGAACCGTACCTGGCAGTGAGGCAGGAGATATCCAAATGGTTGAAGCCGGAAACATGGTCATTTCCATACAGGTTCTGAGGAATGTCACGGATAACTTCAGTGCGAAGAACATATTGGGACAAGGAGGTTTTGGAACGGTTTATAGAGGTGAACTCCATGATGGTACAAGAATTGCAGTGAAAAGAATGGAGTGTGGGGCAATAACAGGGAAGGGTGCGGCAGAATTCAAGTCTGAAATTGCTGTTTTGACAAAGGTTCGCCACCGGCATCTTGTGGCTCTTCTAGGTTACTGCTTGGATGGGAATGAGAAGCTGCTTGTGTACGAGTACATGCCTCAAGGAACATTGAGTAGGCATCTTTTCAACTGGCCAGAGGAAGGACTGGAACCACTGGAGTGGAATAGAAGATTGACAATTGCCTTAGATGTGGCAAGGGGTGTCGAGTACCTCCATGGCTTGGCCCACCAAAGCTTCATACACAGGGACTTAAAACCTTCAAACATTCTCCTTGGAGATGATATGAGGGCAAAGGTTGCAGATTTTGGGCTTGTGCGTCTTGCTCCGGAAGGAAAAGCCTCTATAGAAACAAGAATTGCAGGAACATTTGGATATTTGGCACCTGAGTATGCAG TCACTGGCCGTGTGACAACTAAAGTTGACGTGTTCAGCTTTGGGGTAATATTGATGGAGGTGATAACAGGAAGAAAAGCACTTGATGAGACTCAGCCCGAGGATAGCATGCACCTTGTAACATGGTTCCGCAGAATGTCCATAAATAAGGACTCATTCCGCAAGGCCATTGACTCCGCAATTGATCTCAACGAGGAAACTCTTGCCAGTATTCACACTGTAGCAGAGTTAGCTGGCCACTGCTGTGCGAGGGAGCCATATCAAAGGCCTGACATGGGTCATGCTGTTAACGTGCTTTCTTCTCTTGTTGAACTTTGGAAACCATCTGATCAGAATTCAGAAGATATATATGGCATTGACCTTGACATGTCCTTGCCACAAGCACTTGAGAAGTGGCAGGCTTATGAAGGTAGAAGTCAAATGGagtcctcttcttcatcttctcttCTACCAAGCTTGGATAACACACAGACAAGTATACCTACTCGCCCATATGGATTTGCGGATTCTTTCACATCAGCAGATGGTAGGTGA